Part of the Gracilimonas sp. genome is shown below.
AACACTCATACTGTTGGCAAGAGTACTTAACAGCCGTACATCAGAATCGCTGAATGCATGTTCCCGGTCGTTGTTTTGCAAAGTGAGGTATCCCCGCACTTCGTCCGATACAATCATAGGAACATATAGTGCTGATTTTGCCAGTCGGGTACCCGGCACCGGCTTTATGGTCTCACCCTTTATTTCCGAGAGAATTTCAGCTGCATTTTCTTCGATATTCAGAATGGTTTTCTCTTTAATAATCTTCTCTCTGATCTTGTCATATCGCCTGACCTTTGGGTACATTCGGGCGCCATCCTCAAAAGCATATTTCCAATCTTCTGTTTTAGCCTCATGATTAAAAGTAACGATACCGGTAACCTGAGCATCAAAGAGTTCGTGTATTCGGTTACCCACCAGGTCATAAATACCTTGCATGTCCATTTCCGCAACCAAGCCCTGCTGCACGCTGTTAATTACAGCTAATTCTGCATTTCGTTGCTCGGTTTCGTTGAAGAGCCGGGCGTTTTCCAGCGCTACACTCATACTGTTGGCAAGAGTACTTAGCAGCCGTACATCCGATTCACTGAAGGCATGTTCCTTGTCAATATTTTGAAGGCTTACATAACCCCGGACGCTGTTACCGACTTTAAGCGGTACATAGAGCATAGACTTAGGGAATGTTGTGCCCGGTACGGCTTTGGGGGCTTCCCCGGTGATAGTGGTGTACGCTTCTTTGGCATTTTCGGCAATATGGATCAACTTCTGAGTGCTAATAAGTCGTCTGCGAATCTTATCATAGGGGCGGGGAGCGGGCTCAACACGTTCTCCATTTTCAAAAGCGTATTGGAAATGTTCTTGTTCGCTTTCATGATTAAAGGTGCCGATGATAACGCCCTGTGCATCAAACAAAACCCTGACTTTTTCGCCCACCAAGTCATAAATGCCCTGCATATCCATTTCAGCCACAAGCCCCTGCTGAACACTGTTGATTACCGCCAGTTCCGCATTCCGTTGTTCGGTTTCGTTGAAGAGCCGGGCGTTTTCCAGGGCTACACTCATGCTGTTGGCCAGGGTGCTTAGCAGGCGCACATCCGAATCGCTGAAGGCAAACTCCCGATCCAGATTTTGCAAACTCACATAACCACGGACTTTATCTCCTAAAATGAGCGGAACATAGACCATCGATTTTGGAAACTTAGTGCCGGGGGCGGCTTTTCCAGTTCCCCCATACTGTTTGGTTGCCTCCGGGGCATTTTCGTTTATATGAATGAGTTGATGAGTGTTTATGATGTAATCCCGAATCCCATCATATTTCCGGGAGTCAGGGTAGAACCGCTTTCCATCTTCGAACACATAATGGAAGTGCTCGATTTTACTTTCGGTATCAAATTCAGCGATAACGGTAACCTGAGAATCAAATAGGTCACGTATTTTATCACCTACCAGATTATAAATGCCTTGCAGGTCCATTTCGGCTACAAGTCCCTGCTGTACACTGTTTATTACCGCCAGCTCGGCATTTCGCTGCTCGGTTTCGTTAAAAAGCCGGGCACTTTCCAGAGCAATTCCCAGACTGTTTGCAAGAGTACTTAATAATTGGGTGTCATCATCGCTGAAGGCATGCTCACGGTCAACATTTTGAAGGCTTAAATACCCAAAGGTTGTTTTACCGGAAACCATAGGTACCCACAGAGCAGATTTGGTCAGTTTTGTTCCCGGAGCTACCGAAGGTTCTTCACCCGTCAATTCAGTCCAAACTTCATCTGCATTTTCATTGATGCAAATCAACTCCTGAGTATCTATTAACCGCTGGCGGAGTTTATCGATAGGACGGGGTTTAAGATCATGGCGTTCTCCATCTTCAAAAGCATAATGAAAATGTTCGGTGCCGGTCTCCAAATTAAAAGTTGAGATAACTGCAACCTGTGCATCAAACAAGTCTCTGATATGCTCCCCAACCATCTCATAGATGTGCTGCATATCTTTTTGTTCAAGAAGAGCTTTCTGAACATTATTGATTACAGCTAATTCAGCCTCCCGTTGCTGTAACAACTCTGAAGTAACCTCTTTCCCCATATTACCTCCGATAATAATCATCGCTGATGGTTACGGGGACAACAACACCTTCATGGTCCCCAAAAAATACCCATTGCTAAAGAACGATATTGGTTATAACCACGAACAAACACTTCCGATTATTTGCACCCAAAACAGTAGCTTGAGTAAGCTAATAGAAAATTTCTGATATCAAAACCGGAAGATTGATATTGATAAGTGGATTTTTATGCCACTTTTTGCTTTGTTTAGTTTCATTTCAAACAAAGCATCAAGATTATGAAATACGATATTTCGGAACGGTACAATTGTGTGGTAATTACTTTTAAGGGGAATTTGATGGGTGGACCCGATGCTGAACAATTTCGGGAAAAGCTTCATGAACTGATCGAGAAGGATAAGAAAGAAATCATTGTGGACTTGGGGAAGGTGAAGTTTATTAACTCATCCGGGTTAGGGATTTTGATTGGCGGACTTACGACTATGAAAAATGCCGGTGGAGAGTTGGTAATCTGCCAGGCCGACAAGAAAATTGAAAGCCTTTTGATGGTAACCCAGCTTGTGAAGGTGTTTAACCATTTCCGCACACTTGACGAAGCCGCTGACTATTTCCACGAAAAAGGAAAAGAAGACTAAACTAAAACAAAAAAAACCCGCATTAACTGAATAATGCGGGTTTTTATTTTCTGTCAATATGGGTCGTTATTAATAACGATACTGATCTGACTTATAAGGCCCTTTTATAGGAACACCGATGTATTCGGCTTGCTCTTCCGTCAGTGTTTCAAGTTCTACGCCAATTTTGGACAAGTGCAGTCGGGCTACTTTCTCATCCAGTGATTTTGGTAGTACGTGAACGCCTACCTCAAATTCTTCCGGACGATTCCACAGAGCAATCTGTGCAAGCGTTTGGTTGGTGAAACTGTTACTCATCACAAAGGATGGGTGACCGGTTGCATTTCCAAGGTTCATCAGGCGACCTTGCGACAGCAGAATAACCTGTCGGCCGGTTTCATTCACCGTAAACACATCTACCTGTGGTTTGATGTTTTCTTCCTCGGCGTTTTTCTTCAGCCAGGCAACATCAATCTCATTATCAAAGTGACCGATGTTTCCTACAATGGCTTTGTCTTTCATATTCAGGAAGTGGCGGTCTTTGATGATGTCTTTGTTACCGGTTGCAGTAACGAAGATGTCGCCTTCTTCAACGGCATCGTCCATCTTCTTCACTTCAAAACCGTCCATTGCGGCCTGTAGGGCACAAATCGGGTCAATCTCTGTTACAATAACCCGGGCTCCGGCGCCTTGAAGAGAGGCAGCGGTTCCTTTTCCGACATCACCGTATCCGGCAACAACAGCTACTTTTCCGGCCATCATTACATCTGTGGCACGGCGTATAGCATCGGCAGCAGACTCGCGGCAGCCATATTTGTTGTCAAACTTCGACTTGGTAACCGAGTCGTTTACATTAATAG
Proteins encoded:
- a CDS encoding STAS domain-containing protein, encoding MKYDISERYNCVVITFKGNLMGGPDAEQFREKLHELIEKDKKEIIVDLGKVKFINSSGLGILIGGLTTMKNAGGELVICQADKKIESLLMVTQLVKVFNHFRTLDEAADYFHEKGKED
- the ahcY gene encoding adenosylhomocysteinase, which translates into the protein MPQVKEEEKLAYKVKDISQARYGRQEIELAEAEMPGLMAIREEYKDEQPLKGARIAGCLHMTIQTAVLIETLIELGAEVTWSSCNIYSTQDHAAAAIAEAGIPVYAWKGMTEEEFDWCIEQTIFFPDGQPLNMILDDGGDLTNMVLDKYPELVDGINGISEETTTGVLRLIERERNGTLPIPAINVNDSVTKSKFDNKYGCRESAADAIRRATDVMMAGKVAVVAGYGDVGKGTAASLQGAGARVIVTEIDPICALQAAMDGFEVKKMDDAVEEGDIFVTATGNKDIIKDRHFLNMKDKAIVGNIGHFDNEIDVAWLKKNAEEENIKPQVDVFTVNETGRQVILLSQGRLMNLGNATGHPSFVMSNSFTNQTLAQIALWNRPEEFEVGVHVLPKSLDEKVARLHLSKIGVELETLTEEQAEYIGVPIKGPYKSDQYRY